The Lutra lutra chromosome 15, mLutLut1.2, whole genome shotgun sequence genome includes a region encoding these proteins:
- the LOC125085780 gene encoding uncharacterized protein LOC125085780, whose product MFSMLTEKWFTKGRVNQGGKLRCCLILKKLPRHSGLHPNLCCLIRQLPSASRPKPPAAKRFCLTKSSNGGPGKPKHSLDSLFCDSRAAVVFWNRTCGTSRCPPSHLDCLLRHKVLSPKPRGSDLAGLRRCPRLQIPGPGGSVVSNSPECPERPTFPLLRFISSLLLHSLG is encoded by the exons ATGTTCTCGATGCTAACAGAGAAATGGTTCACAAAAGGACGAGTCAACCAAGGCGGCAAACTGcgctgttgtcttattttaaagaaattgcccCGTCACTCCGGTCTTCACCCCAACCTGTGCTGCCTGATCCGTCAGCTGCCGTCAGCATCAAGGCCAAAGCCTCCAGCAGCAAAAAGATTCTGCCTCACTAAAAGCTCAAATGGTG GCCCTGGGAAACCGAAGCATTCATTGGACTCGCTTTTTTGTGATAGTCGAGCTGCGGTGGTGTTCTGGAACCGAACCTGTGGCACCTCCAGG TGTCCTCCGAGTCACCTGGACTGCTTACTGAGACACAAAGTGCTGAGCCCCAAGCCCAGAGGTTCTGATTTGGCAGGTCTGAGGCGATGCCCAAGATTACAAATTCCTG GGCCAGGCGGGTCTGTCGTTAGCAACAGCCCCGAATGCCCTGAGAGGCCAACCTTCCCCCTTCTCCGCTTCATCTCCAGCCTCCTCCTGCACAGTCTGGGCTGA